The genome window GCATTGTAAAGGGTACACTATTATGAAAGAGGATCCccactcctctctttttctctgtggcaGACGCTAGGTAGAATTGCTTATAATGGTTATCTAAATATTTAGGAGAGCTGCTAgtactgaagtgtgtttcctgcaagaggagcacgtctgcttttttccttttgtaaTCTATGAATGCGGCCTTCCTTTTTATGGGGCTGTTAAAGCCATTGACATGGTTAGAGATGATATTTAACGCCATTTAAATCGTATTATGTGTATGCATTTTCCTGGTGTGTAACATTGTTGATACCTCATGATCTGCATGACCTGGGTGGTCCCAGAATGGGCCTGTAGGACCCCGAATGGAGTAGGTGTGGGTGATATTTTATTATGTGTGTTCTGCGCATCGATATGGCGAGGTGGCCTGGAGGGGGAGGGTATGGGGGGAGCGTGGGAGCACGCAGGAAAAATAAACAAAGTGGGAAGAGCCTTGTCTGGGGTGAGCCAGTACCGGCTCTGTGGCCCTACGGACTGGACAGTTGCCTGGCACCACTGGGTTGTGCTACCAGGCCTATATAGATCTGTCCTCTGTAGGGGAGAGCGGTCCTCATGGGCTAGCTCCATGAGGTACCTTTTTTGAGGCGCCGACGAACTAATAGGGTAGTTCGCACCGGCAGGTCAACAAAGTGTAAGAAGTGAGATAGTGTAAGTGTAAAAGTGTAAAACCTCTAAACAGTTCTAAGTAGTTTCAACTAAACCTGACTTAGCTTTAGTTGAACAGCTGTGGCTGGACGACCGGAGACCCCTGTCGATCGGCcgccctcactgcctcacctcctcctgcagtgctgcatACGCCAATCTCTGCTTCGCCTGTATCCTTTGGCAAGGACAGGGCTGGGTCAGGTTCCACATAACCCTCAAGCAGAGGGGTACCCGAGGCACACATCCCCACGGGCGTCTCCGGGCTCCCAGCCACACCATCTGCTGCAGGGATAAAGATAATGAACATAGAATAACATTAGGCTGTCTCTTAAACTAGACGGCAAACAAATGGGGTATTTTTCACCACGAGCAGGGCAAATGGGAACAACCACCTGTAGCGGGTCCCCTTTTCTTGCAGGACTTTTGTTATAGGGCCTAGGCTCCTGCGTCTGGCAAGGGTAGCTGGCGACAGGTCTTGAAAGACCTGAAGCCTGAAGCCCTCAAACTCCAGGGATCTCGCCTCTCTCGCCATCTGGCAGACAGCATCTTTTATGCGGAAATAGTGGAACCGCACTATTATGTCCCGAGGGGGGTCTCCCGCTTGCGGCCTTGAACGGAGCGCTCGGTGGCAGCGGTCCAAGTGTAAATCCTGCTCCGATTTATCTGGGAGCCAATGCTCCAGCCATTTTTGAACAAAGTCCTTGTGAACTGTAATAGTTTCTGGGATTTCCCTGATGCGGACATTGTTCCTGCGTTCTCGGTTTTCAGAGTCCTCTTGTTTTGTCTGCTATCTCTCGGACCTTTTCTGCCAATTGGGATACCGTTTTATTAGTTTGTACTATGGCCCTCGTGTTGGTATCCATTTTTTTCTCAAGGGTCCCGGTcctttcacccaccgcgtccaaatCTCTCCGCAGGTTCCAGAGTTCTTTGCGGAAAAAGGTCTTCATTTCCCCGCAGAATTCACGGAGATCCTTTCTCCTGACCAGTTCCTGGTCATCTGCTAGTGGGGTTAGTGTCTCGCTGTCGGACTCTGACTGCATAGTCGGTGTGGGTGATACAGAGCCTCCTGCTGCTGACGGTGTGGCTTTGTTGAAATATGTCTTGACCGAGGGGTCTTTTTGCTTTGATTTAGCCTTGGCTGGCATCCCCAGGTATTCCGCCAAATTTATCAGCCTTCTGGAGGTTTTTATGGTGATTTTTATTGTCACTTTGCTATATGATTCTTGCCAGTGTGAAGGGAGCTAATtccctaagctgccattcaccctgGCTTCCGGGGGCGAgtcccccggcctcactttttaacggacatgcatttttttaacatcagaacgcaaacccattgagcttagtgcatagcccccatataaTACAATGAGGCTGGAGCTTTCAGGCTTTTCGTTCTCTCCCTTTATTTACATTTCACAAAACAATCTAAAAGCTGTTTAGATTACAGATATTCTAAGACATACTAACATATGTTTTAGAAATATAAACTATATTTTAAACATAGGCAGAATTAAGGGATGGTATCCCTATAAACGGGTCTCAGCTGACTCAGGGCAAAGTGCATGCagactaataataataacctctGTGATCAAGGTATAGGAGCAAATATAAGTGCTGGGGAAATGCAGATAAACCATGTGTAATGGTACATGAAGTGGTATATGTGTACTGATGGCGTTGTGTGGCTAGCTCAGGTCTCcatatatgccataaagtccccaAACAAGCCCCAACAGAACCAAAAAGTACATACCAAAGATGATCTTCGTTTCAGTGAGATTCCCCTTTTGCAGCACAGCTCTTTCCTTGTAGTGGGTGCTTCACGTACATAAATGTACATAAAAAAGTATTCCCAAGGGGGGCACAGGCGGAGCACTGCCAAATCAATGAGGGAGAAAAGGGGGCTGCATCCAGtagttattaaaaatgtatttattaagtggtcaaagcaAGAACATAAACACTTTTACGCGTTTCGGGAATTGCGTCCCTTTCTCAAAAAGTTTTTTTGAGAAAGGGACGCAATTCCCGAAACGCGTAAAAGTGTTTATGTTCTtgctttgaccacttaataaatacatttttaataactactggatgcagcccccttttctccctcattgatttggcagtgctccccctgtgccccccttgggactacttttttatatattttaaacatgatGGAAGTTATACGATATATAGCaagctgtgcaaaaaaaaatctgtataatAAGGCAGAACTATGCTTATAGGAGATCATGTTAATATGGATATTAAGTtaaaggtgacactgtatgcttatatgtgtatttatttcccagaatccatagctgcagtggaaacatggtataacacaagaaaatggtgatatgCCAGGTTACAGACAATATACGACATACAATTTTTCCTCTACAGAGGAGAGTAGAAAGGTATGCAGATTGATACATTGAATCAAACACTGAATGTTTTCAATTTAGAGAGATACCTTCCCCCTGAGATTATTATTGTAGATTGGTTGCAACATATATCAATGTTACACTAGTTTGTAAGAGTAGCTAATTATAGCAATTGTATAGGAGATAGTTACTTAGTAGGATTGGTTAGTGGAGATTGTGACACATTTGACTAAGTAGTTATTTGCATAGAAAATGATCACACTAGTGTTATTAACTTGGTCGCTTGAGCACCTGTTTAGGTAAAAGTAATCACCATGTTGGTTtaggcacataataataataataataataataataataataataataataataataataataataataataataataataataataataataataataataatactattattatttgttagaTTTCCTTCACTGAGGTTGTCACAAAcaatgtattaattttattttacttatttctgTGGGGCAAAACTATGGTCTCCAAGAAATTagagtatttaatgtattgattccaatacatatgtaatgcattttatctataaataataaaagaacaaaaacagcattggatacgttatagataatatattaattagagGAGGTGAACTATTGGAAAAAAACAACTGTTTTTCTCTTCACCACTTAAAATAAAGATTGGTAGGTTCATGTGTAATGTTTGTTCATAGTAATAGTGTAACAAGTATTAAAAGTGAAGGCTTATTAAGAATGGGATATTGAGTGCTGCTTTGGGGAAACTAGCTCTTCAATTTGTAGTTACAATTAACTAACTGACTTATTCAGGATAAATATGAAATCTATAGTTTAAAAAAGAATGAACAGTATGAGAAGAtacattaattaataataaaaaataaaaaaaaaaacatattgaaacAATGGAAATATATCCTTATCCATATCTGCCTAAATGGTGAAATAGTTTGACAAGCATTGGAAAATAGATGCAAAAACACAGCAACAATTAATGCATAATTAAATAGTCAGCTTAAATGCTAATATTGTATCTGAAACATAAAAAACAAGTCTTGATATAGTTCAGCTTATGTTTAAATGTATTAGATGGTGTTTATTTACATTGGTAATTTTAATATTTCATATTCAGTAATATAGTTCAATAAATAAGGAATGAGGATAAGtttaatagatatctttaaatacAGGCCCCAGTTCAGTCTAGTTATATTACTCTAACATCAGATGTTcatctttatttagaaaatacataatacattatggaatatttaatttgtgcttaaactataacacattgtgtatacacatatacagacttgGTATTTTAATTAAAAGCAAACTACTGTGACTGGAGCATTAGAGGGAAGCCAAAGAGCCCGGTTAGGAGCTGATCAGATCACACAGAGCAGTGACAGCGAGAAGACATTgagggaagccccatttatagCGCAGCACTGCCACCGTGTGGTGCTCTGGGAACTGCAGGCATTAAGGAAACGAGCCGCGCGGTTCCgcctctttgtgtctctgtgttcgggtttataataataacacaatgtgaacaTTAGAAAAAGAGGAACCAAGAAAGTCCCATTGAAGCAATGATCTGGGAAAGAAAACCCCTCATATTACATTTCACCGATTAAAGATCATTTGAATACTTGGTATAAGTACATGTTCCATGTCAGAGAGCTCTGTGCTGTATCTGTGCAAACACTAATGTTATCACATTAAATCTTTTTAATTGTCCCACTTACAAGCACTAaatatataataactttattaggaCGATATCGGTCTGAGGTGGGATTTTTGAACATCGCAACGGCTTTCACagaaccaatcagagcgaagggcgggaccaaagcagccaatcacagcgatcTGCAGTCCATAAATACGCAGCTGCAGCGGTTTTTTCctcaaacccgctgatcaagaagcttgctgcgatctctgcaaacccatttgaccgctacccatgacccatcacagcgctgaacctgtgaaaccaactcaactgtggcaagtaacacagatcaagaagcttcctaaagagtgcgacaatacactcaacaagagaacttggagtaatgaggctcaagcctcggtatccaatatcaccactgacagatttaatctgtcagtcagaacagaacggtcagttTTTTCCTTTATTAGTTCCTGACCGGAGACGCGcactgacacagcagcacaggatggcccggaccaagcagaccgcccggaaatccacgggAGGGAAGGCTCCCCGTAAGCAGCTAGCGACCAAGGCTGCCAGAAAGAGCGCTCCGGCCACCGGCGGAGTGAAGAAGCCTCACCGCTACCGGCCCGGTACTGTGGCTCTCAGGGAGATCCGCCGCTACCAGAAGTCCACCGAGCTGCTCATCCGCAAGCTGCCCTTCCAGCGCCTGGTCCGGGAGATCGCCCAGGACTTCAAGACTGACCTGCGCTTCCAGAGCTCGGCTGTCATGGCTCTGCAGGAGGCCAGCGAGGCTTATCTGGTGGGGCTCTTCGAGGACACCAACCTGTGCGCTATCCACGCCAAGAGGGTCACCATCATGCCTAAGGACATCCAGCTGGCCCGCAggatcagaggggagagagcttaGGCCGGCTGCACCCTGACTTCGTTTACACCCGAaaaacaaaggctcttttaagagccaccacatttTCAATGAAATGGCCTGATCAATATTAACACACGGATACTGATCTCAATATAGAGAATGAAAGAAGTGTGTTATCCTTGTACCAACATATGTACTTGATGTGTGACAATATAGATAAACGCACCTTCAATATTTGTGTATTCTTTGTCATGTGATATATAGACTTGCATGCATAGTCACCATTTCATGCTGTATATGGGTGCACGTAAAGACAAACCTGTAAatgtcccccctcccatgtgccaCTGGTGATCAAACTGAAGTGTTATGGAATAGCATGTGCTTGATGCTTTCAATGTGATGTAAACACTTTTTTTAATAACATGGTGATAAATACGTTTTTCTGATGTAAACtacactttttttaattttatataaacCGTGTATGTGAATATTATGTAGACACAAAACCATAATGTCACCTAATATGTCAGTTTGTCTGAGAAAAAATGTATTCGTGAAATAGGTTAGGGACTACAAACTTACACATGCACCTTACAGTGCTCGCAGTATCAATGCATATACACTTATGCTCTGGCAGTGTAACACAAACCCCTGCATGGGATAAATTGGAGAAACATTCCCAGTTACACATTATGTGCACAGCTCTCTATGTGGGGttgtggtggctcttaaaagagcctttgtgtttgtaaGAGGCTGAAGTTCTCGGTCTCACTTCTTAGGAGCTGCCGCCCTCTTGGGCTTTGCTGCTTTGGGTTTGGCTGCCTTGGCCTTAGCTGGACTCTTAGCAGCTTTTGGCTTCGCAGCCTTTTTAGCCGCCGGGCTCTTCACAGCCTTCCTGGGCTTGGCAGCTTTAGACTTCTTCGGGCTTTTTGCTGGCTTCTTGGCGGCCGCCGGTTTCTTGACCTTTTTGGGGCTTTTCTTCACTCCCGCCGGAGCCTTTTTGGGTTTCTTGGGGGACTTGGCGGGTTTCTTTGCCACTGGCTTCTTGGGTTTCCCCACATCCTTTTTCTTggccgccttctccttgctctccagCTGCTTCTTATTCAGCTTGAACGATCCGGAGGCTCCGCTCCCTTTCAGCTGGATCAGGGTTTCCTTGCTCACCAAGCCCTTGAGAGCCAGCTTCAGGCGGCTGTTATTCTTCTCCACATCGTAGCCTCCTGCAGCCAGAGCCTTCTTCAGAGCGGACAGGGAGACCCCGCTGCGCTCCTTAGAGGCGGACACAGCTCTCACTATCAGATCGGACACGCTGGGACCGGACTTTGCTGGGCGGCTTTTCGAGGCTCCGGCCGCTTTCttcggctgcttcttcttggcggcgctttcagctggaggaggaggagcaggagcggtctcggccattgcagctgcaggtAAAATATCCCAACACACTGACAGAAAGTTATACTGGGGGCGGGGACCTGCCGGGACTTATATAGagagcctgctgctctgtgattggttagttATCGGAGTGAGCTTCTTTCTCATTGGGTATAATCACTAAGCCCCGCCCTGACTCTCATCCTCCCGGATCACAAACACTGCTCTGACTTTGTGTTTCTGAGGCTgcaagaaaagggcattttatccCCTAATTAttactcacatccccccttcttgcATGCAATTTATAAGGAATTATATTCTCTTCACTGCTGTATCATTTTTCTGCTGGGAAAGTACAAACACAATTAGGAATAATGGGTGAAAGTTCGGCTCTGTAGCCCGGGATTTGCCAGATTTCATTCATATCTGTCTATTTCTGTCACTTTTACTTTGCTCAGACTAAATGTGCCACCTCCATCCTCATACAGTGACACTAAGGACATATTATTCTACAGTATCAGTTTAAAATaatgtgcatataaatatataaacatggtCTGGGGATTCACTATATATGTACAAGTAGCACAATAATTCCTGTGCAGTGTACATTGCTATTTCATGTTGTTCCATTTCCCCGGTACTAAGCTCTGTATTATTCCATTGTCAGTTATGAATATTGGTTATTAAATGGGAGATTCGAAAAGTTTTGTATTCCATCTGTTCTACAAATGAATAGTTTATAATGATATGTATGTAAAATTATGTTTTCTAAAAACAAAATCATAGTAACATACACATCATGTGAatgacagtaaatatattttaataatgtaataatcaaacatctattttgtttaagctttataatacaattgggaagtgttaaaaaatatgtttatttgtcggttacaaaaaatatatatatgtgatattaaTGGAAGATTAGGTTATTTTATTAGTCACCCTGTGTGTTACATAACTATGTAATGTCACTATTAGCACTGTGTATAGGAACTGACATGTTTTGTGACCATTGTCAccagagaccagaacttttaacatctttacatcaggatcactatcaccagaaaataataataataataaaaataatagtacgttcttgtatagcgctgctagttttatgtagcactttacagggacattttgcagacacagtccttgccccgtggagcttacaatctattttgttggagccagagacacagggatataaagtgacttgcccaaggtcacaagtagttgACACTCGGAGTtgaaccaggcttcaaactcactctcagtgccagtgtgttttactcagtgtttactcactgagccactccttctaccGAATGACACACTAgatgaataaacaaaagtttattctggcaagccagaaaacacacaacacacatgtgacgataggggtagccagcctcacataataaggtAAAGCCTGTCTGGCTTCCCCTAACACAATAGGCTTCCCCTGCAATAGGTCCCTCCGGTCAACCCCAAATATCCCGCTGGGAAGGCGCCACCAGGTCTGCGGGAAACCATTGGCTCTAGCCCAGCGAAAGCCGGACCCCGGACCTTATTTCTAGCC of Ascaphus truei isolate aAscTru1 unplaced genomic scaffold, aAscTru1.hap1 HAP1_SCAFFOLD_1792, whole genome shotgun sequence contains these proteins:
- the LOC142476925 gene encoding histone H3; the encoded protein is MARTKQTARKSTGGKAPRKQLATKAARKSAPATGGVKKPHRYRPGTVALREIRRYQKSTELLIRKLPFQRLVREIAQDFKTDLRFQSSAVMALQEASEAYLVGLFEDTNLCAIHAKRVTIMPKDIQLARRIRGERA
- the LOC142476924 gene encoding histone H1-like, producing the protein MAETAPAPPPPAESAAKKKQPKKAAGASKSRPAKSGPSVSDLIVRAVSASKERSGVSLSALKKALAAGGYDVEKNNSRLKLALKGLVSKETLIQLKGSGASGSFKLNKKQLESKEKAAKKKDVGKPKKPVAKKPAKSPKKPKKAPAGVKKSPKKVKKPAAAKKPAKSPKKSKAAKPRKAVKSPAAKKAAKPKAAKSPAKAKAAKPKAAKPKRAAAPKK